The window TCACGCCCGACAACATCGAGGGCCTCCTCGACGAGTACGACCTCGTCGTCGACGGCTCGGACAACTTCGCCACCCGCTATCTGGTCAACGACGCCTGCACGCTCGCCGGCGTCCCGTTCGTCCACGGCGCCATCCTCCGGTTCGAGGGGCAGATGACCACCTTCGAGGCCCGCTCGCCGCCGGAGGCGGTGGGAGAAGACGGCGAAGCCGCCGATTCGCCGGTCGAAGGGGGCGACAACGGCCCCTGCTACCGGTGCCTGTTCCCGGAGGCCCCCGAACCCGGCACGGTCCCGGACTGCGCCACCGCCGGCGTCCTCGGGGTCCTTCCCGGGACGGTCGGCTGCGTGATGGCCACCGAGGCCGTCAAACTCGTGCTCGACCACGGGGAGACGCTCGACGGCCGGATGGTGTTCTACGACGCCGAGGACATGACCTTCCGCGAGATACAGGTCGAACCGCGGCCGGACTGCCCGGTCTGTCAGCCCGGCGGCATCGAGTCCGTCCACGAGGTCGAGTACCGAGACACCTGTTCTATCGCCGCTGATTGAGACGAGAGCCACAGACAAATAGAATACCTACAGATTATCCGGCAGAATCAGAGACTATCGTAGAAATCCGGAGCCTCACGAGTCGACGGCCCGGACCGGTTCCCGTTCGAACCGCTCGCCCGTCCAGCGCCAGGACCGCACGTCGGGGTCGGCGGCACCCAGCGAGACGATGACGTAGCTGTACCCCTCCCACGTCGCCTCGTGGGCGTCGACGTTGCTCGGGGCCGGCGGGCCGCGGGGGTGCGAGTGGTAGAAGCCGACGACCTCGTCGCCGTCCGCTTCCAGCTCGCGCATCAGTTCCAGCTGCTCGGCGGGGTCGAGTTCGTACCGGTTCCGTGGCGAGTCGGCGGCGTTGGTCGCGCGGGCCGACTCGTGGGCGGTCGAGGCCTCGCCGTCGGCCGCCGCGCCGTGTCGTCCAGCGAGGACGCCGCACACCTCCTCGGGTACGCCTCCGCGTGCGTGTGCGAGGATATCCTCGCGGACCGACGGGGCGAGACGGAGCATCAGGCCACCGTCCGCGCCAGCGGTCGGACGGCGTCGGCCGGGGGCTCGTCGAACCGCTCGGGATGCAGCACCCACGCGAGGTACTCCAGCGTCTCGACGAGGCGCGGCCCGGGGCGGTTGACGAGGTGGTGGCCATCCATCGCGAACGCCCGCTCCTCGCGGACCGCGGCCAGGTCGCCGAACCCCTCGCGACCCGTGAGGTCGTCGAGGTTCTCGAACGTCTGGTCGAGTTCGAACCCGCAAGGTGCGGCGACCAGCACCTCGGGGTCGTACTCGCGGACCTCGGCCCACTCGCGGGGGCGGGACTCGGCTCCGTGCTCGGCCATGCCGTACTCGCCGCCGGCCCACTCGACCAGTTCGGGCATCCAGTGGCCGGCGACCATCACGGGGGCGAGCCAGTCCAGCACCGCGACGCGAGGGCGCTCGTCCGTCGGAACGTCGTCCGTCAGCGCCCGCACGTGCCCGACCCGCTCGCGCAGGTCGACCACGAGGTCCGCGGCCGCCGCCGGCCGGTCCAGCGCAGCCCCGATACGCTCGATGTCGTCGAACACGTCGTCCAGCGAGTGTGGGTCCGTCGTGACGACCTCGCAGTCCAGCCCCAGTTCGTCGACGGCCTCGCGCACGAGCACGCGGTCGACGGCACACACGTCACAGATACCCTGCGAGACGACCACGTCCGGGTCGAGCCGTTCCAGCGTCGCGAGGTCGAGGTCGTAGACACCGCCGGCTCGCTCGGCCTGCGCGACCTGCTCGTTGATGTCGGCGCTCGAGGCCTCGGGGTCGACGTGCGTCTCGACGACGCTGGGCAGGTCCGCGGCCTCGGGCGGGTGGTCGCACTCGTGGGAGACGCCCACCGGCTCGATGCCGAGGGCGTAGACGATCTCCGTCGCGGACGGGAGGAGCGAGACGACGCGCATACCTCGTATTGGCGCGGGACCGGCTAAAACGTGTGGCAGCGCGACACCGATGCCGACCGGGACCGTAGGACCCCGCCACGGTATCACTTCCCAGCCGGGCGTAGCACTGACCACGGGGACACCACACGGCAGCCACATGGCCCCTGACGACAGCGAGCGGACAGCGAACGACCCTGCCACGGCGGTGCGGGAACTGACCACGGACGCGGAGTGGGACGCGGCGGTGCCGCTGCTGGGACAGCTCTGGAGCGACGCCGACCCGGCGTTCATCCGCTCGTGGCGCGGGGAGGACGACTATCGCCTGTTCGGGCTGTACGTCACCGACGGCGGCGTGGACGACGCAGACGGTACTGACGGCGCAAACGGCACGAACGGCGCGGACGGCGACCCTGACACGCTCGTCGGCGTCGTCGGGGTCTCCGTCCATCGCATCCTCCACCATCGGCGCCACGCCTGGGTCCACGACCTCGTGGTGGACGAGCCCCGGCGGTCGTCGGGGTTCGGCGCCGAACTGCTGGCGTTCGTCGAGCGCTGGGCCGACGAGCGGGACTGCGAGTACGTCGCACTCGCCAACCGTCTCGACAACGAGGACGCGCTGTCGTTCTACGAGGCCGAAGGGATGGAGCGATGGGGGTACGTGGTGGAGCGAGAGCTGTAGAAGTATATCAAACCTTGCATAGTCAATACCACTGCTGAGGCCCCTGGCTCGTCTCGGACGACGCGGGGACTGAACGGGAGAATCCATCGTTAGCTACCAAGTTCCGTTTCGGCCCAGACACACACGTCGCTCCCGTCAGGGCCCCACCACCGCCGGGTCGTAGCCACCAGGTCGTGGCCACAGGCTCGACACCGGCGCTTATCTTTCCACCCGGCCAGTGGCGGGTATGAGCCTCATCGCCGAGATATCGCTCAGCTCCCCACTCATGGAGGCGACCGCGGGGGCGGTCCCGGAGACGACCTTCCGGATGGAGGACCTCCAGCTGGTCGAGGACGGGCCCGCGAAGTACCTCTTCTGGGCCGAGGGGGGCGACCTCGGCCGGCTGGACGCCGCCCTGACCGTGGACCCGACCGTGGCCTCGTTCACCTGCCTGACGGCGCTGTCGGACCGCCGGCTCTACCGGGTGAGCTTCACCGGCGAGATGAAGACGCGGATGACCTACCTCGACGCCGCCGCCAACGACATCGTCTATCTGGAGATGCGCTCGACCCACCAGCGGACCCGCATCCGGGCGCGTGTGCCGACGCGCGCGGCGCTCCGCGAGTACGTCGAAACCTGTCAGGGGAAGGGTATCGACCTTCAGGTCGAGAGCCTCTACCGCACCGACGAGGGCGGGGCGTTCCCCCAGTACGGGCTGACCGAGCCACAGCGCGCGGCGCTCATCGCCGCGCACGAGGCCGGCTACTTCGACCCGGACCGGGGCGCGACGCTGGCGGACATCGCCGCCGACCTCGGCATCTCCCGGCAGGCACTCGCCGGGCGGCTCCGGCGCGGCCACCGGCAGCTCATCGAGGCGACCCTGCGGTGAGCCACCCGGTCGGCACGCTACGCCGGAAACGGCACGTCGAGCACCTGCTCCGCGGCGGGCGCCTCGACGGTGGCGGTGGTCCCACCGTCCGGCCACGCGACCGTGACCCGCGCCGGCGTCCGGTCGCCGAGGCCGAAGTGGGCGACCGGCTCGCCCTGCGAGAGGTAGCCGGAGCCGGCGTCGACGACGCGATGCTGGGGTGGCCCAGCCCCGGTCACTAGCGTGACGCGCGCACCGCGGGCCGGAGCGCCGTGTCGGGTACGGGGCCGGACCCGGAGCCAGCCCGCGTCGTTCGCGTCCGGCACGCCGTAGACGGCCAGCGGTTCGCCGTCCGTGCCGCCGTGCGCGACGAGCAGTTCGAGCGCGCCGTCGCCGTCGAGGTCCGCCGCGACGGCGCCCGTCGTCGGGCGGTCGGGGTCGGCGGCCGGGCCGGGGTCGGCGGCCACCCACCCGGTCTCGCCGTCGGCCGCCGCCCGGTCCCCGACACGCCGGAGGAGTCGGTTCGGCGCCCCGTGACAGCCCACGAACAGCTCCTGTCGGCCGTCGTTGTCGAGGTCCGCCGCCAGTATCGCCCGGACGGGCCCGGGCTCGGCGAACGCAGCCGGCGTGATGTCGACGGCGGCTCCGTCGCCCAGCCGCCACAGCCGGTTGTGGCCGTCGTCGTTGCCGAGCGCGAGCCCCAGCCCCCCACCGCAGTCGACCAGCGCGACGCCGCGGGCGTTGCCGTGCGTGTCCGAGACACCTATCTCGGGTGCGAAGTCCGTGAAGCCGCCGCCGTCGTTCCGCAGGAGCAGGTTCGGACCGCGCTCCATCCCGAGAAAGAGGTCCATCCGGACCCCCTCGTCTATCGCGGTCTCCACGGGTCGGACGGGACCGGCGAGCACCGAGCGGCCGCCGCCGAGGAAGTCGACGCCCAGGTCGCCGGCGCGGTCGGTCACGCGCCCGGTCGTAACGGTCTGGAGGCGCGCGGGGGAGGCGTCACCCGTGACGAGGAAGGCGTAGGTTCCGTCGCCGGTCCGGTCGAGCGCCGCGACCGAGCGGCCGACCCGGAGGTTCCGGCCCCGTCGATTGCGGCCGTCGGCCAGCAGGTCGAGCCAGCCGTCGAGGCCGTCCGCGCCGTGCGGGTCGAGCAGGCGGTCGGGTTCGGGCGAGCCGAGGTCGCCCTGCGCGCCCGGTTCGACCACCTCGCGGGCGAACGGACCGGCGTTGTGGACGTACCACTCCTCCTCGCCGTCCGCGTCGACATCCGCGGCGGCGATACCGACCGCGTGTCCGCTCGGGTCGGCGACCGCCTCGCCCTCACCGTACGGGTCGCCGCCGGTGGCCGTCGCGTCCCGGAGTTCGGCCACCACGTCGGCGAGTTCGGTGAGGGGGCTGCCGGCCGCGCCGGGTGCGGTGCCCCGGAACAGCCGGTTCGCTTCGCCGTAGCCCCCGACGAGGACGTACGGAGTGCCGTCGAACTCGGAGACGGCAACGCCGGTCGCGCGGATGGGTTCGCGGTCGGGCAGGATGGCAGCGCGGTCTGCGAGCACACGCCAGCGTGGTCCGGGTCGGGCTTAGCCGTGGCGGGCGGGAGACCGCCAACACACCCCCACAAGAGCCATACCGCACGCAGGCGGACCGCGGGCCGATGAGCGACGACACAGCCGGCGGCGCACTGGGGGGAATGACGGCGCTCGTGACGGGTGCCTCCTCGGGAATCGGTCGGGAGACGGTCCGAACCCTCGCGCGCGACGGCGCCGACGTGGTGCTCGCGGCCCGCCGCGAGGGACGCCTCCGCGAGGTGGCGGACGAGGTGGCCGACGCCCACGGCGTCACGGCCGAGGTGGTCCCGACGGACGTGACCGACCCCGAGCAGGTCGAGGCGCTGGTCGCGGCGGCCCGCGAGCGACTCGACGGCCTGGACGTCGTGGTCGCGAACGCCGGCGTCGCCGCGGGGTCGGCCATCGAGACGATGACCGACGACGAGTACCGCCGGATGATGGCGGTCAACACGGACGGCGTGTTCTACCTCACGCGCGCGGCGCTCCCGGCGCTCCGCGAGGCCGGCGGCCACCTGGTCTACGTCGGCTCGTTCGCCGGCAAGTACCCGCGGCCGTACAACCCGGTGTACGCCGCGACGAAGTGGTGGGTCCGCGGCTTCGCGAAGTCGGTGTCGGCGCAGGTCGGCGACGACGGGGTCGGCGTGACGGTCGTGAATCCCGCCGCGGTTCGCACCGAGTTCGAGGTCGGCGACCAGACGATGGCCGAGCGCTACGAACCGGGGGAGGTGGTCGAGCCAGCGGAAGTGGCGGACGCGATCGCCTTCGCCGCGAAGCAGTCGCCCTCGATGGTCCACGAACTGGACCTGTACGAGCGGGACAAGCTGACCGGGTTCTAGGACGGTTTCTTGGGTTCTCTGGACTCTCGCGTCGACAGCGAACGCGACTACGACGAACGCGACAACAGAACCACCTACGAAGCCCTCGCGCACTCAGGGGCCCGCGGCTCGCTGCGCTCCTCGCTCCGGTCGCTTCGCTCCCTCCACTGCGGTGCTTGCGTCGCCGGGGACCCGCTGAGCGCGCTCGCCCTTCGATTCCACCAGGACGTTGACCGTTCCACGGAGCGGCGGCCCTGCCCTTCCCCGGGTCGCGTGGGCCTCGCGTGCGCTCGGCCACGCGCTCCCGGCCCGTGGACTGGTCGGCCAGCCGGTTCCGGGACCAGGAAGCGCGCCGGTGCCACCCGCGTGTGAGACCGCGAGCGCAGCGAGCGAGTCGAACACTACCGGCGCCGGCGCGGGGAGGGGTGGGGGCACTCGCACTCCGCTGGAACCACCACGCGCCTCGCTCGACCCGAAACGGTCCCCTTGGCGGACTCGAAGCTGAGCCGAGCGAAGCGAGGCGAAGGTCGGCAGAGCTTGCTCTGCCGGAAGGCGAGCGCTCTCGAACCCTCCCGGCCGACGCAAGCACGCGAGCGTAGCGAGCGCGCGCAACGAGGCCCGGGGTGGTCGAGAGCGCGAGGGCTTCGTAGCCGGTCCTGTTGTCGATAGATATATGATTTTGAAAAT of the Haloglomus salinum genome contains:
- a CDS encoding HesA/MoeB/ThiF family protein translates to MSLDLTPEQLDRYSRHVIMDEVGPEGQGRLLDARVLCIGAGGLGSPVIQYLAAAGVGTLGIADDDVVERSNLQRQVIHGDPDVGRPKVESAKEFVARQNPDIDVEPHETRVTPDNIEGLLDEYDLVVDGSDNFATRYLVNDACTLAGVPFVHGAILRFEGQMTTFEARSPPEAVGEDGEAADSPVEGGDNGPCYRCLFPEAPEPGTVPDCATAGVLGVLPGTVGCVMATEAVKLVLDHGETLDGRMVFYDAEDMTFREIQVEPRPDCPVCQPGGIESVHEVEYRDTCSIAAD
- a CDS encoding desampylase; this encodes MLRLAPSVREDILAHARGGVPEEVCGVLAGRHGAAADGEASTAHESARATNAADSPRNRYELDPAEQLELMRELEADGDEVVGFYHSHPRGPPAPSNVDAHEATWEGYSYVIVSLGAADPDVRSWRWTGERFEREPVRAVDS
- a CDS encoding ABC transporter substrate-binding protein, which codes for MRVVSLLPSATEIVYALGIEPVGVSHECDHPPEAADLPSVVETHVDPEASSADINEQVAQAERAGGVYDLDLATLERLDPDVVVSQGICDVCAVDRVLVREAVDELGLDCEVVTTDPHSLDDVFDDIERIGAALDRPAAAADLVVDLRERVGHVRALTDDVPTDERPRVAVLDWLAPVMVAGHWMPELVEWAGGEYGMAEHGAESRPREWAEVREYDPEVLVAAPCGFELDQTFENLDDLTGREGFGDLAAVREERAFAMDGHHLVNRPGPRLVETLEYLAWVLHPERFDEPPADAVRPLARTVA
- a CDS encoding GNAT family N-acetyltransferase; its protein translation is MAPDDSERTANDPATAVRELTTDAEWDAAVPLLGQLWSDADPAFIRSWRGEDDYRLFGLYVTDGGVDDADGTDGANGTNGADGDPDTLVGVVGVSVHRILHHRRHAWVHDLVVDEPRRSSGFGAELLAFVERWADERDCEYVALANRLDNEDALSFYEAEGMERWGYVVEREL
- a CDS encoding helix-turn-helix domain-containing protein; the encoded protein is MSLIAEISLSSPLMEATAGAVPETTFRMEDLQLVEDGPAKYLFWAEGGDLGRLDAALTVDPTVASFTCLTALSDRRLYRVSFTGEMKTRMTYLDAAANDIVYLEMRSTHQRTRIRARVPTRAALREYVETCQGKGIDLQVESLYRTDEGGAFPQYGLTEPQRAALIAAHEAGYFDPDRGATLADIAADLGISRQALAGRLRRGHRQLIEATLR
- a CDS encoding CRTAC1 family protein, producing the protein MLADRAAILPDREPIRATGVAVSEFDGTPYVLVGGYGEANRLFRGTAPGAAGSPLTELADVVAELRDATATGGDPYGEGEAVADPSGHAVGIAAADVDADGEEEWYVHNAGPFAREVVEPGAQGDLGSPEPDRLLDPHGADGLDGWLDLLADGRNRRGRNLRVGRSVAALDRTGDGTYAFLVTGDASPARLQTVTTGRVTDRAGDLGVDFLGGGRSVLAGPVRPVETAIDEGVRMDLFLGMERGPNLLLRNDGGGFTDFAPEIGVSDTHGNARGVALVDCGGGLGLALGNDDGHNRLWRLGDGAAVDITPAAFAEPGPVRAILAADLDNDGRQELFVGCHGAPNRLLRRVGDRAAADGETGWVAADPGPAADPDRPTTGAVAADLDGDGALELLVAHGGTDGEPLAVYGVPDANDAGWLRVRPRTRHGAPARGARVTLVTGAGPPQHRVVDAGSGYLSQGEPVAHFGLGDRTPARVTVAWPDGGTTATVEAPAAEQVLDVPFPA
- a CDS encoding SDR family oxidoreductase, coding for MSDDTAGGALGGMTALVTGASSGIGRETVRTLARDGADVVLAARREGRLREVADEVADAHGVTAEVVPTDVTDPEQVEALVAAARERLDGLDVVVANAGVAAGSAIETMTDDEYRRMMAVNTDGVFYLTRAALPALREAGGHLVYVGSFAGKYPRPYNPVYAATKWWVRGFAKSVSAQVGDDGVGVTVVNPAAVRTEFEVGDQTMAERYEPGEVVEPAEVADAIAFAAKQSPSMVHELDLYERDKLTGF